The Dehalobacter sp. genomic interval GTGTTGGGCGGAAGCTGCACAGGAGTTTTTGCCGCAGTCCGGGCTTCCCGTTTAGGCGCGCGCGTGGCTATTGTCGAAAAACAAAATGCCTTTGGAGGTGTAGCAACCAGCGGCCTCGTTAATATCTGGCATTCCTTGTTTAACACAGAGGCCAGCAACCAAATTATTGCAGGATTAACATCTGAGGTTATCGACCGTTTGGCAAAAAGAGGTGCTGCCATCTGTTCCAGTGAAGACAGGAAAGGTTACTTCACTCTCAATACACAGGAATTAAAAATTGAACTGGATGAGTTGGTTCTGGAATCAGGCATAACTCCTTATTTTCATACCCTTTTTTCCGAACCTTATATTGATTCTTCAGGGAAACTTGCCGGTGTTATTGTCGATAATAAATCGGGAAGGGCAATTATCAAAGCAAAATACTTTATTGACGCAACGGGCGATGGTGATCTTTGTGAACGAATGGGGTTAAAGACATACAATCATCGGTACGAGCAACCGCCTACCACCTGTGCCCACATTGAAGGTTTTGATTCCGGCCTCTTTAATTCATTGCTCAAAAAACACGGCAAGGAATTTAATATTCCCGATGGATTTGTCTGGGGAGCTGAAGTTCCTTCAACCAGCAGTTTTATGTTGGCCGGAACGCGCATTTTTGGCGTCGA includes:
- a CDS encoding FAD-dependent oxidoreductase, producing the protein MNSRRNFIRGLAVGSLGLHYSFIPGSLSKRNSNSNKLPVINEVDICVLGGSCTGVFAAVRASRLGARVAIVEKQNAFGGVATSGLVNIWHSLFNTEASNQIIAGLTSEVIDRLAKRGAAICSSEDRKGYFTLNTQELKIELDELVLESGITPYFHTLFSEPYIDSSGKLAGVIVDNKSGRAIIKAKYFIDATGDGDLCERMGLKTYNHRYEQPPTTCAHIEGFDSGLFNSLLKKHGKEFNIPDGFVWGAEVPSTSSFMLAGTRIFGVDCAVADDLTRAEIEGRRQIRAIMDMIRKYSPNSRIGLTALPSYVGIRETRHIECLYQVSDNDAMYGKNFEDAIANGSYVLDLHHQDKPGITFKYLDGTERYSRPGFPDEKRRWREETATNPTFYQVPLRSLIPKNSENLIVAGRMLDAGMISFSGIRVMVNMNQTGEAAGVTA